In one Salvia splendens isolate huo1 unplaced genomic scaffold, SspV2 ctg1063, whole genome shotgun sequence genomic region, the following are encoded:
- the LOC121788513 gene encoding G2/mitotic-specific cyclin S13-7-like isoform X1, with the protein MASRVVIPEQPRVGGGKQKIVQAEGRNRRVLRDIGNLATKQAADVERKPQNQITRPVTRSFGAQLLANAQAEKNICKKPLVESGKDLVGKDVVAAKKEALKPKEEAVVVISSDKGESCKSGRKEKKAAKAFTSILSARSKAACGVTKKPKDKVVDIDAGDSENELTAAEYVEDMYNYYKLTEGDGRVHDYMESQQEINSKMRGILVDWLIEVHRKFELTPESLYLTVNVMDRFLSLKAVQRRELQLVGISSMLIACKYEEIWAPEVSDLMAISDNAYAREQVLVMEKAILGQLEWYLTVPTPYVFLIRYIKASIPSDKEMENMSFFFGELGLTSYLVMTRYSPSVLAASAVYVARCTLGRSPVWSETLRHHTGYCQDQLMECGKVLVGLQSGMAESKLKAVWRKYSNPERAMFPPPTI; encoded by the exons ATGGCTTCTAGGGTTGTTATTCCGGAGCAACCGAGGG TAGGTGGTGGAAAGCAGAAGATTGTGCAGGCTGAGGGCAGAAATAGGCGTGTTTTAAGAGATATTGGAAATTTGGCAACTAAACAAGCTGCTGATGTTGAGCGCAAGCCCCAAAATCAAATCACTCGCCCTGTAACCag GAGTTTTGGGGCACAGTTGCTGGCAAATGCACAAGCAGAGAAAAACATCTGCAAG AAGCCACTGGTGGAAAGTGGAAAAGATTTGGTGGGGAAAGATGTTGTTGCTGCCAAGAAGGAAGCTCTGAAGCCCAAGGAGGAGGCTGTGGTTGTAATCAGTTCGGATAAAGGAGAGAGTTGCAAAAGtggaagaaaagagaagaaggCTGCTAAAGCTTTCACTTCCATCCTATCTGCTAGAAGCAAG GCTGCCTGTGGGGTTACAAAGAAGCCTAAGGATAAGGTCGTGGACATCGATGCAGGGGACTCGGAGAATGAATTGACAGCTGCTGAGTATGTTGAGGACATGTACAATTACTACAAGCTTACTGAA GGCGATGGTCGAGTTCATGACTACATGGAATCGCAACAAGAAATCAACTCGAAAATGAGAGGCATTCTGGTGGACTGGCTGATTGAAGTGCACAGGAAGTTTGAACTGACCCCTGAGAGCCTATACCTCACAGTGAACGTGATGGATCGGTTCCTCTCCCTCAAGGCGGTTCAGAGGAGGGAGCTGCAGCTCGTTGGGATAAGCTCGATGCTGATTGCGTGCAAATATGAGGAGATATGGGCACCAGAGGTGAGTGACCTGATGGCTATATCGGACAATGCTTATGCAAGGGAGCAAGTGCTGGTGATGGAGAAGGCGATTCTCGGGCAGCTGGAGTGGTACCTTACTGTACCGACTCCTTATGTGTTTCTGATTCGATACATCAAGGCCTCTATTCCATCTGATAAGGAG ATGGAAAACATGAGCTTTTTCTTTGGTGAGCTTGGTTTGACAAGCTACTTGGTCATGACACGGTATAGCCCCTCGGTGCTTGCAGCTTCTGCCGTGTACGTTGCTCGTTGCACTCTCGGGAGGAGTCCGGTGTGGAGTGAGACGCTTAGGCACCACACGGGATACTGTCAAGATCAGCTcat GGAGTGTGGGAAGGTGTTGGTAGGATTGCAGAGTGGTATGGCGGAGAGCAAGCTGAAAGCGGTGTGGAGAAAGTACTCTAATCCGGAGAGGGCCATGTTTCCTCCGCCCACAATTTGA
- the LOC121788513 gene encoding G2/mitotic-specific cyclin S13-7-like isoform X2, producing MASRVVIPEQPRGGGKQKIVQAEGRNRRVLRDIGNLATKQAADVERKPQNQITRPVTRSFGAQLLANAQAEKNICKKPLVESGKDLVGKDVVAAKKEALKPKEEAVVVISSDKGESCKSGRKEKKAAKAFTSILSARSKAACGVTKKPKDKVVDIDAGDSENELTAAEYVEDMYNYYKLTEGDGRVHDYMESQQEINSKMRGILVDWLIEVHRKFELTPESLYLTVNVMDRFLSLKAVQRRELQLVGISSMLIACKYEEIWAPEVSDLMAISDNAYAREQVLVMEKAILGQLEWYLTVPTPYVFLIRYIKASIPSDKEMENMSFFFGELGLTSYLVMTRYSPSVLAASAVYVARCTLGRSPVWSETLRHHTGYCQDQLMECGKVLVGLQSGMAESKLKAVWRKYSNPERAMFPPPTI from the exons ATGGCTTCTAGGGTTGTTATTCCGGAGCAACCGAGGG GTGGTGGAAAGCAGAAGATTGTGCAGGCTGAGGGCAGAAATAGGCGTGTTTTAAGAGATATTGGAAATTTGGCAACTAAACAAGCTGCTGATGTTGAGCGCAAGCCCCAAAATCAAATCACTCGCCCTGTAACCag GAGTTTTGGGGCACAGTTGCTGGCAAATGCACAAGCAGAGAAAAACATCTGCAAG AAGCCACTGGTGGAAAGTGGAAAAGATTTGGTGGGGAAAGATGTTGTTGCTGCCAAGAAGGAAGCTCTGAAGCCCAAGGAGGAGGCTGTGGTTGTAATCAGTTCGGATAAAGGAGAGAGTTGCAAAAGtggaagaaaagagaagaaggCTGCTAAAGCTTTCACTTCCATCCTATCTGCTAGAAGCAAG GCTGCCTGTGGGGTTACAAAGAAGCCTAAGGATAAGGTCGTGGACATCGATGCAGGGGACTCGGAGAATGAATTGACAGCTGCTGAGTATGTTGAGGACATGTACAATTACTACAAGCTTACTGAA GGCGATGGTCGAGTTCATGACTACATGGAATCGCAACAAGAAATCAACTCGAAAATGAGAGGCATTCTGGTGGACTGGCTGATTGAAGTGCACAGGAAGTTTGAACTGACCCCTGAGAGCCTATACCTCACAGTGAACGTGATGGATCGGTTCCTCTCCCTCAAGGCGGTTCAGAGGAGGGAGCTGCAGCTCGTTGGGATAAGCTCGATGCTGATTGCGTGCAAATATGAGGAGATATGGGCACCAGAGGTGAGTGACCTGATGGCTATATCGGACAATGCTTATGCAAGGGAGCAAGTGCTGGTGATGGAGAAGGCGATTCTCGGGCAGCTGGAGTGGTACCTTACTGTACCGACTCCTTATGTGTTTCTGATTCGATACATCAAGGCCTCTATTCCATCTGATAAGGAG ATGGAAAACATGAGCTTTTTCTTTGGTGAGCTTGGTTTGACAAGCTACTTGGTCATGACACGGTATAGCCCCTCGGTGCTTGCAGCTTCTGCCGTGTACGTTGCTCGTTGCACTCTCGGGAGGAGTCCGGTGTGGAGTGAGACGCTTAGGCACCACACGGGATACTGTCAAGATCAGCTcat GGAGTGTGGGAAGGTGTTGGTAGGATTGCAGAGTGGTATGGCGGAGAGCAAGCTGAAAGCGGTGTGGAGAAAGTACTCTAATCCGGAGAGGGCCATGTTTCCTCCGCCCACAATTTGA